In Arachis hypogaea cultivar Tifrunner chromosome 17, arahy.Tifrunner.gnm2.J5K5, whole genome shotgun sequence, a single window of DNA contains:
- the LOC112765088 gene encoding UDP-glycosyltransferase 87A1 isoform X1 — protein sequence MHTSGAGGDGRTNTCHVVAMPFPGRGHINPMMNLCKTLASRQPKSILITFVVTEEWLGYIASEPKPDSVRFATIPNVVPPERLKAVDFPAFYEATMTKMEAPFEELLDRLEPPVSAIVGCVELRWPVAVAKRRNIPVAAFWTMSASFYSMLHHLDVFARQQNLVATSLDAEAENIPGISSAHLADIETVLHQNDDQVMQLAMECISKVPIANYLLLTTVQELEPEIIDSLKAIYSFPVYPIGPAIPYLELREDYNIGDHSPDYANWLDSQPPQSVLYISLGSFLLLSSTQMDEIAEALNSSGIRYLWVARAEASRMKDKCGEKGMVVPWCDQLKVLTHPSIGGFWSHCGWNSTLEALYAGVPMLTFPLFLDQVPNSSQIVDEWKNGWKVETSNLGSDKLLAKEKIEELVKRFMDLESREGIKIRERARELKGMCHRAVANGGSSDGNLDAFLRDISRPLVD from the exons ATGCACACCTCCGGAGCCGGTGGTGATGGCCGAACGAACACGTGCCACGTGGTGGCGATGCCGTTTCCGGGAAGGGGCCACATCAATCCCATGATGAACCTCTGCAAAACCCTAGCATCACGACAACCGAAAAGCATCCTCATCACCTTCGTCGTCACTGAAGAGTGGCTCGGATACATCGCCAGCGAGCCCAAGCCCGACTCGGTTCGCTTCGCCACCATACCCAACGTGGTGCCGCCGGAGCGCCTGAAAGCCGTTGATTTTCCGGCGTTCTATGAAGCCACGATGACCAAGATGGAAGCGCCATTTGAGGAGCTTCTGGACCGGCTTGAGCCGCCGGTGAGCGCAATCGTCGGGTGTGTGGAGCTGCGGTGGCCCGTAGCCGTTGCGAAGCGAAGGAATATTCCGGTGGCTGCGTTTTGGACTATGTCAGCGTCGTTTTACTCGATGCTGCATCACCTTGATGTGTTTGCACGACAGCAGAATTTGGTGGCTACTTCTCTAG ATGCAGAAGCTGAGAACATCCCAGGAATTTCTTCAGCTCATTTGGCAGACATTGAAACGGTGTTACATCAGAATGATGACCAAGTCATGCAGCTTGCAATGGAGTGTATCTCAAAGGTTCCAATAGCAAATTACCTTCTACTCACCACAGTCCAAGAGTTAGAACCAGAAATAATTGATTCTCTGAAAGCTATATACTCTTTTCCAGTCTATCCTATTGGCCCTGCCATACCTTATTTGGAGCTAAGAGAAGATTATAACATTGGTGATCATAGCCCTGACTATGCAAATTGGCTAGATTCTCAACCACCTCAATCAGTGTTATACATTTCTCTGGGCAGTTTCCTCTTATTGTCTAGTACCCAAATGGATGAAATCGCCGAAGCGCTAAACAGCAGTGGAATTCGCTACCTCTGGGTGGCTCGGGCAGAAGCTTCTCGGATGAAAGACAAGTGTGGAGAAAAGGGTATGGTGGTGCCATGGTGTGACCAATTGAAGGTGTTGACTCATCCTTCCATAGGTGGATTCTGGAGCCATTGTGGATGGAATTCCACACTAGAAGCCCTGTATGCCGGCGTGCCGATGCTTACATTCCCTCTTTTCTTGGATCAAGTTCCCAACAGCAGCCAAATTGTAGATGAGTGGAAGAATGGGTGGAAGGTAGAGACATCAAATTTGGGGAGTGATAAGCTGTTGGCAAAGGAAAAGATAGAGGAACTGGTTAAGAGGTTTATGGATCTTGAGAGCAGAGAGGGAATTAAAATCAGAGAGAGGGCAAGAGAACTTAAGGGTATGTGTCACAGAGCAGTTGCGAATGGTGGATCATCTGATGGGAACCTAGATGCATTTCTAAGAGACATTTCAAGGCCATTAGtggattga
- the LOC112765088 gene encoding UDP-glycosyltransferase 87A1 isoform X2: MHTSGAGGDGRTNTCHVVAMPFPGRGHINPMMNLCKTLASRQPKSILITFVVTEEWLGYIASEPKPDSVRFATIPNVVPPERLKAVDFPAFYEATMTKMEAPFEELLDRLEPPVSAIVGCVELRWPVAVAKRRNIPVAAFWTMSASFYSMLHHLDVFARQQNLVATSLEAENIPGISSAHLADIETVLHQNDDQVMQLAMECISKVPIANYLLLTTVQELEPEIIDSLKAIYSFPVYPIGPAIPYLELREDYNIGDHSPDYANWLDSQPPQSVLYISLGSFLLLSSTQMDEIAEALNSSGIRYLWVARAEASRMKDKCGEKGMVVPWCDQLKVLTHPSIGGFWSHCGWNSTLEALYAGVPMLTFPLFLDQVPNSSQIVDEWKNGWKVETSNLGSDKLLAKEKIEELVKRFMDLESREGIKIRERARELKGMCHRAVANGGSSDGNLDAFLRDISRPLVD, translated from the exons ATGCACACCTCCGGAGCCGGTGGTGATGGCCGAACGAACACGTGCCACGTGGTGGCGATGCCGTTTCCGGGAAGGGGCCACATCAATCCCATGATGAACCTCTGCAAAACCCTAGCATCACGACAACCGAAAAGCATCCTCATCACCTTCGTCGTCACTGAAGAGTGGCTCGGATACATCGCCAGCGAGCCCAAGCCCGACTCGGTTCGCTTCGCCACCATACCCAACGTGGTGCCGCCGGAGCGCCTGAAAGCCGTTGATTTTCCGGCGTTCTATGAAGCCACGATGACCAAGATGGAAGCGCCATTTGAGGAGCTTCTGGACCGGCTTGAGCCGCCGGTGAGCGCAATCGTCGGGTGTGTGGAGCTGCGGTGGCCCGTAGCCGTTGCGAAGCGAAGGAATATTCCGGTGGCTGCGTTTTGGACTATGTCAGCGTCGTTTTACTCGATGCTGCATCACCTTGATGTGTTTGCACGACAGCAGAATTTGGTGGCTACTTCTCTAG AAGCTGAGAACATCCCAGGAATTTCTTCAGCTCATTTGGCAGACATTGAAACGGTGTTACATCAGAATGATGACCAAGTCATGCAGCTTGCAATGGAGTGTATCTCAAAGGTTCCAATAGCAAATTACCTTCTACTCACCACAGTCCAAGAGTTAGAACCAGAAATAATTGATTCTCTGAAAGCTATATACTCTTTTCCAGTCTATCCTATTGGCCCTGCCATACCTTATTTGGAGCTAAGAGAAGATTATAACATTGGTGATCATAGCCCTGACTATGCAAATTGGCTAGATTCTCAACCACCTCAATCAGTGTTATACATTTCTCTGGGCAGTTTCCTCTTATTGTCTAGTACCCAAATGGATGAAATCGCCGAAGCGCTAAACAGCAGTGGAATTCGCTACCTCTGGGTGGCTCGGGCAGAAGCTTCTCGGATGAAAGACAAGTGTGGAGAAAAGGGTATGGTGGTGCCATGGTGTGACCAATTGAAGGTGTTGACTCATCCTTCCATAGGTGGATTCTGGAGCCATTGTGGATGGAATTCCACACTAGAAGCCCTGTATGCCGGCGTGCCGATGCTTACATTCCCTCTTTTCTTGGATCAAGTTCCCAACAGCAGCCAAATTGTAGATGAGTGGAAGAATGGGTGGAAGGTAGAGACATCAAATTTGGGGAGTGATAAGCTGTTGGCAAAGGAAAAGATAGAGGAACTGGTTAAGAGGTTTATGGATCTTGAGAGCAGAGAGGGAATTAAAATCAGAGAGAGGGCAAGAGAACTTAAGGGTATGTGTCACAGAGCAGTTGCGAATGGTGGATCATCTGATGGGAACCTAGATGCATTTCTAAGAGACATTTCAAGGCCATTAGtggattga
- the LOC140180924 gene encoding uncharacterized protein produces the protein MEPEPPIQFDVSSSENMGNTGLPPVHLLNESTSIRSPSALPAVPAPHRNTRKLASRGRGKRRPVEEAPVDDSVETETDEGKRKPCRPKSWTWDHFTKDETSNPQYPRDECN, from the exons ATGGAACCCGAGCCACCGATTCAG TTTGACGTCAGTTCAAGTGAGAATATGGGCAACACCGGATTGCCGCCAGTTCATCTTCTGAATGAATCAACAAGCATCAGATCTCCGAGTGCATTGCCTGCTGTGCCAGCTCCTCATAGAAACACAAGGAAGCTTGCTAGTAGAGGCCGAGGGAAAAGGCGGCCTGTTGAAGAAGCTCCCGTTGATGACTCCGTTGAAACTGAGACCGATGAAGGTAAGAGAAAACCTTGTAGACCCAAGTCTTGGACATGGGATCACTTTACTAAAGATGAAACTAGTAATCCACAGTACCCTAGAGATGAATGTAATTGA
- the LOC112765494 gene encoding uncharacterized protein produces the protein MRYTSLLRSPKKEEEQEVPEATFSSSILPFSNNHQLLYHDNDDEEFSILEQLEGVLDVEEEEEEEQKLLPSPQQGMVTSCSGDDEELRWDFMEWEEDHHRFPEAENELKVVSNNNKCLMEEEVKKMVVKREEESNNNNVGFWEVEDEKMVALNLNLNYQEVLDAWSDRGSLWADDYSLSLATTNNGYYYMGEVPVLEEERTRREASVLRYKEKRQNRLFSKKIRYQVRKLNADKRPRIKGRFVKRH, from the exons ATGAGATACACTTCACTGCTTAGAAGtccaaagaaagaggaagaacaagAAGTGCCAGAAGCTACTTTCTCCTCCTCCATATTACCCTTTTCCAATAACCACCAACTACTATaccatgataatgatgatgaagaatTCAGTATCTTGGAGCAACTTGAAGGAGTCTTGgacgttgaagaagaagaagaagaagaacaaaagttgttaCCATCTCCACAGCAGGGAATGGTAACTAGTTGTAGTGGCGATGATGAAGAGCTTCGTTGGGATTTCATGGAATGGGAGGAGGATCATCATCGATTCCCAGAAGCAGAAAATGAATTGAAGGTAGTAAGCAATAATAACAAGTGCCTAATGGAGGAGGAGGTGAAGAAAATGGtagtaaagagggaagaagaaagtaatAACAATAATGTTGGGTTTTGGGAAGTGGAAGATGAAAAGATGGTggctttgaatttgaatttgaactaTCAAGAGGTTTTGGATGCTTGGTCTGACCGTGGCTCTCTTTGGGCTGATGACTACTCACTTTCATTGGCAACCACCAACAATGGCTACTACTAT ATGGGAGAAGTGCCAGTATtagaagaagaaagaacaagAAGGGAAGCAAGTGTTCTAAGGTACAAAGAGAAGCGCCAGAACAGATTGTTCTCCAAGAAGATAAGATACCAAGTTCGGAAACTAAACGCAGATAAAAGACCAAGAATCAAG GGTCGCTTTGTGAAGAGACATTGA